The proteins below come from a single Caulobacter segnis ATCC 21756 genomic window:
- a CDS encoding DUF1178 family protein: protein MIRYALQCDQAHAFEGWFGSSSDYDDQAARGLVECPVCGSHGVSKQIMAPAVAGTKAQRATPAPDPKMREMMMAAIGEVRRHVEDNFDYVGDAFAKEARAIHEGKSEERGIYGEASPTEVKALVEDGVKVAPLPPGPPKKTEVN, encoded by the coding sequence ATGATCAGGTACGCGCTTCAGTGCGATCAGGCTCACGCGTTCGAGGGCTGGTTCGGCTCGTCGTCAGACTATGACGACCAGGCCGCGCGCGGTCTCGTCGAGTGCCCGGTCTGCGGCTCGCACGGCGTCTCCAAGCAGATCATGGCCCCCGCCGTGGCGGGCACGAAGGCCCAGCGCGCCACGCCCGCGCCAGACCCGAAGATGCGCGAGATGATGATGGCCGCCATAGGCGAGGTCCGCCGGCACGTCGAGGACAATTTCGACTATGTCGGCGACGCCTTCGCCAAGGAGGCCCGCGCCATCCACGAGGGCAAGTCCGAGGAACGCGGCATCTACGGCGAGGCCTCGCCCACCGAGGTGAAGGCCCTGGTCGAGGACGGCGTGAAGGTGGCGCCGCTGCCGCCGGGGCCGCCGAAGAAGACCGAGGTGAACTAG
- a CDS encoding helix-turn-helix domain-containing protein: MNERSQTLTEREKETLRLLLAGHDAKSAAAALGLSVHTVNERLREARRKLGVGSSREAARTLARAEGPNFLGDKQLGVAQAAAPGPEHRPSDQRRRLGSPLVWLSGGMVMMLAMVAAVAMTMAPHGDGKANPAKTPVAYAAADTASDKAGVDSAEAWTKLLDQQRWGDSWKASGTLFQSKIDQARWAATAQPLRQRLGAVSSRSVKSVSSATTLPGAPDGQYKIVQFATAFASKPDAIETVVLAKEGADWKVDGYFIR; encoded by the coding sequence ATGAATGAACGGTCCCAGACGCTCACCGAGCGCGAGAAGGAGACGCTGCGGCTGCTCCTGGCGGGCCACGACGCCAAGTCGGCGGCCGCCGCGCTGGGGCTATCCGTGCACACGGTCAACGAGCGCCTGCGCGAGGCGCGTCGGAAGCTCGGCGTCGGCAGCAGCCGCGAGGCGGCCCGGACGCTGGCCCGCGCGGAAGGCCCAAATTTCTTGGGGGACAAGCAATTGGGGGTCGCCCAGGCCGCCGCCCCAGGCCCAGAACACCGCCCGTCAGATCAACGCCGACGCTTGGGGTCGCCCCTCGTCTGGCTCTCTGGAGGAATGGTGATGATGCTCGCGATGGTCGCCGCGGTGGCGATGACGATGGCTCCGCACGGCGACGGCAAGGCCAACCCCGCCAAGACGCCGGTGGCCTACGCCGCCGCCGATACGGCGTCGGACAAGGCTGGCGTGGATTCCGCCGAAGCCTGGACCAAGCTGCTGGACCAGCAGCGTTGGGGCGATAGCTGGAAGGCGTCGGGAACCCTCTTCCAGTCCAAGATCGACCAGGCGCGCTGGGCCGCCACCGCCCAGCCCCTGCGGCAGCGACTGGGCGCGGTGTCCTCGCGCTCGGTGAAGAGCGTTTCCAGCGCCACGACGCTGCCGGGCGCGCCCGATGGCCAGTACAAGATCGTCCAGTTCGCCACCGCCTTCGCCAGCAAGCCCGACGCCATCGAGACGGTGGTGCTGGCCAAGGAAGGCGCCGACTGGAAGGTCGACGGCTACTTCATCCGCTAG
- a CDS encoding glycoside hydrolase family 31 protein has product MRRSMASGIGLMALMAAAFAVCETSPALARARVAVEEAAVRKTATGVEIRLTDGVLRLDPWSDNIVRVRFSKSPAWTGNYNPAVIAQPGKVDWTLETGADKVTLRTPTLQVVVDRASGELQVLDAKGQRVTRARPSDTDAGPSVQRFELDSQEAIYGLGQHQAGQLDYRGSSVLLQQINTDVAVPMAVSSRGYGVLWNNPATTRVDVASPQYAHSLRFASEAGGGVDYHLIVGPEIDQVIAGYRGLTGQAPLMARWTWGLWQSKERYETQAETLSIVQRYRQMGVPFDAVVQDWQYWAPGGWGSHQFDAKRFPDPAGLVKAVHDLNAHIIISVWPRFDLTTANHDELRKAGALFEPAYPNVYPAGEGRWYDAWSPKGREIYWNQIMRNLGRYDFDGWWLDGSEAELGGKPGQMAALTTAAGPGAETFNSYPLLHTSAVHDGMRRDMPGKRAFILTRSAYAGQQRNAAITWSGDVNGDWHTFAKQIPAALNFSASGIPYWSADIGGFFGGDPQDPAYAELFTRWYQFGVFNPMFRVHGTGKGKALWDFKPETQARLIAYDKLRYRLLPYIYSTAWEVTQRSGTMMRPLVMDFRSDPNALRLADQYMFGRALMVSPVVQPGADLRTIYLPKGDWYDFWTGAKLTGGKVLAVKADIDTIPVHVPAGTILPLGPVVSYADQPSQEPLEIRIYPGRDGRFELYDDAGDGRAYEKGERATTLLTWNDAARTLRLSAREGRYPGMKPVQPLKVVCVPTGKVQDVRYAGAETSVALPDCR; this is encoded by the coding sequence ATGCGACGTTCCATGGCGAGCGGGATCGGGTTGATGGCGCTGATGGCGGCGGCGTTCGCTGTCTGCGAGACCAGTCCGGCCTTGGCCCGTGCGCGCGTCGCCGTTGAGGAGGCCGCCGTCCGAAAGACCGCGACCGGCGTCGAGATCCGCCTGACCGACGGCGTCCTGCGGCTGGACCCGTGGTCGGACAATATCGTGCGGGTCCGCTTCTCGAAGAGCCCCGCCTGGACCGGAAACTACAATCCCGCCGTGATCGCCCAGCCCGGGAAGGTCGACTGGACGCTGGAGACCGGCGCCGACAAGGTCACGCTGAGGACCCCCACCCTCCAGGTCGTCGTCGACCGGGCCTCTGGCGAGCTTCAGGTGCTCGACGCCAAGGGCCAGCGGGTGACGCGCGCCCGACCCAGCGACACGGACGCCGGTCCCTCCGTCCAGCGCTTCGAGCTGGACTCCCAGGAGGCGATCTACGGCCTGGGACAGCATCAGGCCGGCCAGCTGGACTATCGCGGATCCAGCGTCCTGCTGCAGCAGATCAACACCGACGTCGCCGTGCCGATGGCGGTGTCCTCGCGCGGCTATGGCGTCCTTTGGAACAACCCGGCGACCACCCGGGTCGACGTCGCCAGCCCTCAGTACGCCCACAGCCTGCGCTTCGCCTCGGAAGCCGGCGGCGGCGTGGACTATCACCTGATCGTCGGCCCCGAGATCGACCAGGTGATCGCCGGCTATCGCGGCCTGACCGGCCAGGCGCCGCTGATGGCGCGCTGGACCTGGGGCCTGTGGCAATCCAAGGAGCGCTACGAGACGCAAGCCGAGACGCTGTCGATCGTCCAGCGCTACCGCCAGATGGGCGTCCCGTTCGACGCGGTCGTGCAGGACTGGCAGTACTGGGCGCCCGGCGGCTGGGGCAGTCACCAGTTCGACGCCAAGCGCTTCCCCGATCCGGCCGGCCTGGTAAAGGCGGTCCACGACCTGAACGCCCACATCATCATCTCGGTCTGGCCGCGCTTCGACCTGACCACCGCCAACCATGACGAGCTGCGCAAGGCCGGCGCCCTGTTCGAGCCCGCCTATCCCAACGTCTATCCAGCGGGCGAGGGCCGCTGGTACGACGCCTGGTCGCCCAAGGGCCGCGAGATCTACTGGAACCAGATCATGCGAAACCTGGGCCGATACGACTTCGATGGCTGGTGGCTAGATGGCTCCGAGGCCGAGCTGGGCGGCAAGCCCGGCCAGATGGCGGCCCTGACCACCGCCGCCGGTCCGGGCGCGGAGACCTTCAACAGCTATCCCCTGCTGCACACGAGCGCGGTCCACGACGGCATGCGTCGCGACATGCCGGGCAAGCGCGCCTTCATCCTGACCCGCTCGGCCTATGCCGGTCAGCAGCGCAACGCGGCCATCACCTGGTCGGGCGACGTCAACGGCGACTGGCACACCTTCGCCAAGCAGATCCCGGCGGCCCTGAACTTCTCGGCCAGCGGCATTCCCTATTGGTCGGCCGACATCGGCGGCTTCTTCGGCGGCGATCCCCAGGACCCCGCCTATGCCGAGCTCTTCACCCGCTGGTACCAGTTCGGGGTCTTCAACCCGATGTTCCGCGTTCACGGCACGGGCAAGGGCAAGGCGCTCTGGGACTTCAAGCCCGAGACCCAGGCGCGGCTGATCGCCTACGACAAGCTGCGCTATCGCCTGCTGCCCTACATCTATTCCACCGCCTGGGAGGTGACCCAGCGGTCGGGAACCATGATGCGGCCCCTGGTCATGGATTTCCGGAGCGATCCGAACGCGCTGCGGCTGGCCGACCAATACATGTTCGGCCGAGCCCTGATGGTCAGCCCCGTGGTCCAGCCAGGCGCCGACCTGCGAACGATCTACCTGCCCAAGGGCGACTGGTACGACTTCTGGACGGGCGCCAAGCTCACGGGCGGCAAGGTCCTGGCGGTCAAGGCCGACATCGACACGATCCCGGTCCACGTCCCGGCGGGGACGATCCTGCCGCTGGGACCGGTGGTCAGCTACGCCGACCAGCCCAGCCAGGAGCCCCTGGAGATCCGGATCTATCCGGGCCGCGACGGCCGCTTCGAGCTCTATGACGACGCCGGCGACGGCCGCGCCTACGAGAAGGGCGAGCGGGCCACGACCCTGCTGACCTGGAACGACGCGGCCAGGACCCTGCGCCTCAGCGCGCGCGAGGGTCGCTATCCGGGCATGAAGCCGGTGCAGCCCCTGAAGGTGGTCTGCGTCCCGACCGGCAAGGTCCAGGACGTGCGCTACGCGGGCGCCGAGACCAGCGTCGCCCTGCCGGACTGCCGGTAG
- a CDS encoding lipocalin family protein encodes MTSTPFAVVAFALALAAGSPAEPRQLPLDAANHYSGVWLELGRTPMWITDGCVAGSTTYTRLDERRVDVEDDCRKGGVDGKRKAIRGKGVIEDPGVNRRLKVSYLPFVTWRYEVVETDPAGAWFISASPDRKKVFLYARRPLPQAQLDDLAQRARRAGYAGEIEFPPARPVAP; translated from the coding sequence ATGACCAGCACGCCGTTCGCCGTTGTCGCCTTCGCGCTCGCCCTCGCCGCTGGGAGCCCGGCCGAGCCCCGGCAGCTCCCCCTCGACGCGGCCAACCACTATTCCGGCGTCTGGCTGGAGCTTGGCCGCACGCCGATGTGGATCACCGACGGCTGCGTGGCGGGCTCGACGACCTACACCCGCCTCGACGAGCGGCGAGTGGACGTCGAGGACGATTGCCGCAAGGGCGGCGTCGACGGCAAGCGCAAGGCTATCCGCGGCAAGGGCGTGATCGAGGATCCGGGCGTGAACCGCCGCCTGAAGGTGAGCTACCTGCCGTTCGTGACCTGGCGCTACGAGGTGGTGGAGACCGATCCGGCCGGCGCCTGGTTCATCTCGGCCTCGCCGGACCGGAAGAAGGTCTTCCTCTACGCGCGACGGCCCCTGCCCCAGGCCCAGCTCGACGACCTGGCCCAACGCGCCCGTCGCGCAGGCTATGCGGGCGAAATCGAGTTCCCACCGGCTCGGCCCGTCGCGCCCTAG
- a CDS encoding glycine zipper 2TM domain-containing protein, with amino-acid sequence MRPRLKALVLATVVGFTASSVAVTAADAQSRERYRVLVCNKSKAKNGAIIGGLGGALLGNTVAGRGNKTEGALLGGAVGAVAGHEIGKGKKKCHYEYRYRR; translated from the coding sequence ATGCGCCCCCGTCTCAAAGCACTCGTCCTGGCCACCGTCGTCGGCTTCACCGCCAGCAGCGTGGCCGTCACCGCCGCCGACGCCCAGTCGCGCGAACGCTATCGCGTCCTGGTCTGCAATAAGTCCAAGGCCAAGAACGGCGCCATCATCGGCGGCCTGGGCGGCGCCCTGCTGGGCAACACCGTCGCCGGCCGCGGCAACAAGACCGAAGGCGCCCTGCTAGGCGGCGCGGTCGGCGCGGTCGCCGGCCACGAGATCGGCAAGGGCAAGAAGAAGTGCCACTACGAGTACCGCTATCGCCGGTAA
- a CDS encoding glycine zipper domain-containing protein: protein MTSKTLVALMATTMACGAIAPALAQTSAYQQSLQRYDDQRANYYERVAEYRERQAAYERDRANYLQARDDYDRRYGRGAYDRRNRTEAERYRAAQYRESAAYRAEQARFERERANYERARYNYDRRYGEGAYDRRHRAEADRFRINGGYASNGGYDSQRAQWERDRAEYERARADYDRRYGGGAYDRRYPDYATRYNTPYAGGAYSLDTSASVVNREECRQDAKRNATVGGVIGALAGAALGSNVAARNAKTEGSVLGALVGAGVGAAVGNASAKCDTRGNYWTYEETQPYRYADGRYAQANERCRLAPAPTEYNGRVETRYIRVCPDSDGRYRVEG from the coding sequence ATGACGTCCAAGACCCTCGTCGCGCTGATGGCGACCACCATGGCGTGCGGCGCGATCGCCCCCGCCCTGGCCCAGACCTCGGCCTATCAGCAAAGCCTGCAGCGCTACGACGACCAGCGCGCCAACTACTATGAGCGCGTGGCCGAGTACCGCGAACGCCAGGCGGCCTACGAGCGTGATCGCGCCAACTATCTTCAGGCCCGCGACGACTATGACCGCCGTTATGGCCGCGGCGCCTATGACCGCCGCAATCGGACCGAGGCCGAGCGTTATCGGGCGGCCCAGTACCGCGAAAGCGCCGCCTACCGCGCCGAACAGGCCCGGTTCGAGCGCGAGCGCGCCAATTACGAGCGCGCCCGCTACAACTATGACCGCCGCTACGGCGAGGGCGCCTATGACCGTCGCCACCGGGCCGAGGCGGACCGTTTCCGCATCAACGGCGGCTACGCCAGCAACGGCGGCTATGACAGCCAGCGCGCTCAGTGGGAACGCGACCGGGCGGAGTACGAGCGCGCCCGCGCCGACTACGACCGTCGTTACGGCGGCGGCGCCTATGATCGCCGCTATCCCGACTACGCCACCCGCTACAACACGCCCTACGCCGGCGGGGCCTACAGCCTCGACACCAGCGCCAGTGTCGTGAACCGCGAGGAGTGCCGTCAGGACGCCAAGCGCAACGCCACTGTCGGCGGCGTGATCGGCGCCCTGGCCGGCGCGGCGCTGGGCTCGAACGTCGCGGCCCGCAACGCCAAGACCGAAGGCTCGGTGCTGGGCGCCCTGGTCGGCGCCGGCGTCGGCGCGGCGGTCGGCAACGCCTCGGCCAAGTGCGACACGCGCGGCAACTACTGGACCTATGAAGAGACCCAGCCCTACCGCTACGCCGACGGCCGCTACGCCCAGGCCAACGAGCGCTGCCGCCTGGCCCCGGCCCCGACCGAGTACAACGGCCGCGTCGAGACCCGCTACATCCGCGTCTGCCCGGACTCCGACGGTCGCTACCGCGTCGAAGGCTGA
- the ubiG gene encoding bifunctional 2-polyprenyl-6-hydroxyphenol methylase/3-demethylubiquinol 3-O-methyltransferase UbiG: MTQAASSAPSWSIDPADVARFSAIAAEWWDPKGKFAPLHVFNPCRLAFIREQALARFGRDGDLRMPFEGLSLLDIGCGGGLLSEPMARLGFSVTAIDASEKNIKTAATHAAEQELKIGYRPATAEQLLAEGAGPFDVVLTMEVIEHVADPGAFLRTCAKLLKPGGIMFVATLNRTLKALALAKIGAEYVLRWVPPGTHDWKQFLKPEELRAFLAGEPVAMQGPFGVAYNPLTGRWSRSADTDINYMMTVTKD; the protein is encoded by the coding sequence ATGACGCAAGCCGCCTCCTCCGCCCCCTCCTGGAGCATCGACCCGGCCGACGTGGCCCGCTTCTCGGCCATCGCCGCCGAGTGGTGGGACCCCAAGGGCAAGTTCGCGCCGCTGCACGTCTTCAATCCCTGTCGCCTGGCCTTCATCCGTGAGCAGGCCCTGGCCCGGTTCGGGCGCGACGGCGACCTGCGCATGCCGTTCGAGGGCCTGTCCCTGCTCGACATCGGCTGCGGCGGCGGGCTGCTGAGCGAGCCGATGGCCCGGCTGGGCTTTTCCGTCACGGCGATCGACGCCTCGGAGAAGAACATCAAGACCGCCGCCACCCACGCGGCCGAGCAGGAGCTCAAGATCGGCTACCGCCCCGCCACCGCCGAGCAGCTGCTGGCCGAGGGCGCGGGGCCGTTCGACGTCGTCCTGACCATGGAGGTCATCGAGCACGTCGCCGATCCGGGCGCGTTCCTGCGCACCTGCGCCAAGCTCTTGAAGCCCGGCGGGATCATGTTCGTGGCGACCCTGAACCGCACGCTGAAGGCGCTCGCGCTCGCCAAGATCGGCGCCGAGTACGTGCTGCGCTGGGTGCCGCCCGGCACCCACGACTGGAAGCAGTTCCTGAAACCCGAAGAATTGCGCGCCTTCCTGGCCGGCGAGCCGGTGGCGATGCAGGGCCCGTTCGGCGTGGCCTACAACCCGCTGACCGGCCGCTGGAGCCGCTCGGCCGACACCGACATCAACTACATGATGACGGTGACGAAGGACTGA
- a CDS encoding aspartate kinase, with translation MSRLVMKFGGTSVADLERIRRVARLVAAEVATGKEVAVVVSAMSGKTNELVAWTDGAGRAAQGLPESDDEYDAVVASGEQVTAGLLAMTLRNMGHKARSFLGWQVPIITDEAHGRARIEEIPPENLEECFANGEIAVIAGFQGVTPKRRITTLGRGGSDTSAVAIAAAVKGACDIYTDVDGVYTTDPRIESKAKRLAKISYEEMLEMASLGAKVLQTRSVEMAMAHRVPVRVLSSFVEPGEAPGQGTIVCDEEEIMEKRIVSGVAYSRDEAKITLLGLPDHPGVSSQIFGRLADANVNVDMIVQSRARTNATANMEFTVGKRDAARAVEIVQAAKAEIGFEDVAVNEDVAKVSVIGVGMRSHAGVAQSMFAALAEKNINIQVISTSEIKISVLIDAAYTELAVRALHAVYGLDQL, from the coding sequence GTGTCACGTCTGGTGATGAAGTTCGGCGGCACGTCGGTGGCCGACCTGGAGCGCATCCGCCGTGTGGCGCGCCTGGTCGCCGCCGAGGTGGCGACGGGTAAAGAGGTCGCGGTGGTCGTCTCGGCCATGTCGGGCAAGACCAACGAGCTGGTCGCCTGGACCGACGGCGCGGGCCGCGCCGCGCAAGGCCTGCCGGAGTCGGACGACGAGTACGACGCCGTCGTCGCCTCGGGCGAGCAGGTGACCGCCGGCCTCCTGGCCATGACCCTGCGCAACATGGGCCACAAGGCCCGCTCGTTCCTGGGTTGGCAGGTGCCGATCATCACCGACGAGGCCCACGGCCGCGCGCGGATCGAGGAGATCCCGCCGGAGAACCTTGAGGAATGCTTCGCCAACGGCGAGATCGCCGTGATCGCGGGCTTCCAGGGCGTGACCCCCAAGCGCCGCATCACCACGCTGGGCCGCGGCGGCTCGGACACCTCGGCCGTGGCCATCGCGGCGGCCGTGAAGGGCGCCTGCGACATCTACACCGACGTGGACGGCGTCTACACGACCGATCCGCGCATCGAGAGCAAGGCCAAGCGCCTGGCCAAGATCTCCTACGAGGAGATGCTCGAAATGGCCTCTCTGGGGGCCAAGGTTCTGCAGACCCGCTCGGTCGAGATGGCCATGGCCCATCGCGTCCCGGTGCGGGTGCTGTCCAGTTTCGTCGAACCGGGCGAAGCCCCGGGCCAAGGTACGATCGTCTGCGACGAGGAAGAAATCATGGAAAAGCGCATCGTCTCGGGCGTCGCCTACAGCCGCGACGAAGCCAAGATCACCCTGCTGGGCCTGCCCGACCATCCGGGCGTGTCCTCGCAGATCTTCGGCCGTCTCGCCGACGCCAACGTCAATGTCGACATGATCGTCCAGTCGCGCGCGCGCACCAACGCGACCGCGAACATGGAATTCACGGTCGGCAAGCGTGACGCCGCCCGCGCCGTCGAGATCGTCCAGGCCGCCAAGGCCGAGATCGGCTTCGAGGACGTCGCGGTCAACGAGGACGTCGCCAAGGTGTCGGTGATCGGGGTCGGCATGCGCAGCCACGCCGGCGTCGCCCAGTCGATGTTCGCGGCCCTGGCCGAGAAGAACATCAACATCCAGGTCATCTCGACCTCGGAGATCAAGATCTCGGTCCTGATCGACGCGGCCTACACCGAACTGGCCGTCCGCGCCCTGCACGCGGTTTACGGGCTGGACCAGCTGTAG
- a CDS encoding AraC family transcriptional regulator, producing the protein MAHALTAPAELSFRRYGEDAPPHVHAFDQIVLPRRGVLEMEIDGKGGRVDPGRAAVVPPGARHAFAASGENLFVVADIGGDLMKPFERLRERPFAPVTGAVRGLLDFLSGEAPGAIESGVARLWTPLLLRGLSAAPTTVDPRLARAMGLIETRFDQPLTVRDLAAEAGMSQSRFFARFAEAYRTTPYAALVDARLRAAQRLLSDTHLSIAEIAARTGHGDQSALTKRMKATLGVTPGAWRRQR; encoded by the coding sequence ATGGCTCACGCCCTGACCGCGCCCGCCGAACTGTCGTTCCGCCGCTATGGCGAGGACGCGCCGCCGCACGTCCACGCCTTCGACCAGATCGTGTTGCCTCGGCGCGGCGTGCTGGAGATGGAGATCGACGGCAAGGGCGGCCGGGTCGATCCGGGCCGTGCGGCGGTTGTCCCGCCCGGCGCGCGCCACGCCTTCGCCGCCTCGGGCGAGAACCTGTTCGTCGTGGCCGACATCGGCGGCGACCTGATGAAGCCGTTCGAGCGCCTGCGCGAGCGGCCGTTCGCCCCGGTCACCGGCGCGGTCCGGGGGCTGCTGGACTTCCTGTCGGGCGAGGCGCCAGGCGCGATCGAGAGCGGCGTCGCCCGTCTGTGGACGCCGCTGCTGCTGCGCGGACTTTCCGCCGCGCCGACCACGGTCGATCCGCGCCTGGCCCGCGCCATGGGATTGATCGAGACCCGCTTCGACCAGCCGCTGACGGTCCGCGACCTCGCCGCCGAGGCGGGCATGAGCCAGAGCCGCTTTTTCGCGCGGTTCGCCGAAGCCTATCGCACGACCCCGTATGCGGCCCTGGTCGATGCGCGGCTAAGGGCGGCCCAGCGTCTGCTCTCCGACACCCATCTGTCGATCGCCGAGATCGCCGCGCGCACCGGGCACGGGGATCAGAGCGCTCTGACCAAGCGCATGAAGGCGACGCTGGGCGTCACGCCGGGCGCGTGGCGCAGACAGCGGTGA